ACTGCACTGCAGTCCCCTAAGAGCTGTGCTGTGATTTGGCTGACATTACTGTATACTTCCCATTTTCTGACCAAAGTCATCAAGGTGTTCCATtccatttttggtttgtttcccattaaatattttttatagttttgttattctttgtgcttttttcagtgGTCTGACATGGGCAAGGTTCATGGCTGGATTGGGACAAAATATTGGCCCTTGCGTTTTGGCTCAAACCAGCCCAAGACAACCAATCACCCAAAAGTAAGtcatgtatatattatattatacaaggaagtagtttaaaaaaaatgaattgggGGGACATATATTATGGAGGGGGCTTTGTGCtgcatcaaacacttcatttccttGAGATACGAGAGGCTTAAAAGTTGGGgatcaatttaatttatttttattttgttgtgtatttcaACAGGGACAGCAcacaatttaaatgtaattgcaCCACAGTTAACCAGCAGCTAATTTTTATCTGTTGTTCCTGAGAaggtacaacaaaaaaaaatggaattttaaTGCCacgaaaaagaaaagagttagTCATTTTGAGCATGCTTTATAAATTTGCTTTCAGTGCATTTTTGATGCATCTTTGTCACCATCTCTCTTGACTCCCTAACAGTTTCAGCAAGTGAACTCCACTACCATTGTCCCAAGTGTTTCCACTAACCCTGACATGCATCAGCGCTTCTGCATCGTCCAGCCACTGTCCGCTGAAGATGCTCTGGAGGAACGCCTCCTGCTAGACTCCATTGCTTGGCCTAATATTCCACGTTTGCCTGTTAATTTTGCCCTGAACCAGACCAGTGATCCAGCTCACAGCACCTTCACCATTCTCccaaggaggggaggaggacagTGGCATGTAGGGGATCAGCTGGAGGTCATGATAACAGTTTCTGACTTCCAGGGCCGTCCCAAGCAGTTTGGGGGGGACTTTTTACTCGCCAGACTGCACAACATGGAGCTTGGTGCAGGTGTGGCTGGACAAGTGGTGGATCATCTCAATGGGAGCTACTCTGCTGTGTTCCCTTTACTCTGGGAAGGAGAAGcgtatgttcaggtgatgacTATCAGGAATACTATGTCGTTGTActtaaatctaacttttatAAGATTGTTTGGTCATCTCCctgaaaaaaggttttaatatGCACTTGATGGTTAAAACATTATATTGGGCTATATCAGTAGGCACTAGGGCttgacattaactttttttctcgcAAGCCACTATGGCTAATGGTTTACCAAAGCTTTTAGCCACGCAGCATTTTCACAAAcgttttcacattttatattatcaAAGTTGACTATGGCGTGCTAAAATCAACTTGAACTAGATTTACAACCCTTTAAAATGAGAAGTACTATACTTGAAAATAAGGTGATGAGATTTCAGAAATGAAAACCAGGGAAATGTCCAGCTTTGCAGTAAATATATCATTGAATTATCTAATTTTATTatctatgaaataaaaaagaaggaaatttaCAGGTTCATTGGGCGTATATAAAACATCTTTGGGATAAATACTTAAATTTCCCTTCCATTTATCACTTTATATCAAAGAAGCCTCTAACAATTGCAACCCctgtgctgttttctgtctcttccaACAAAATACTTACAGTGACCCCATGGTAGCTATTCTACCTTTTCCTTACAGAGCCAGTAGCCTACAGTGTGATATGCAGTCCCATTTAGAGCACAAATTTTCCAAATGTGGTAATCTTAAAAGTTTGTATCTAGATAAGGGTGATCCAATTTAATATGGCCTTGAAAAATAGGTACAAAAGTAAGCTAAACATGGGATTTCCAAATCTGGATCATTTTGATccagattaaatatttttaacaactAGGCCCTGAAGATTTATCTGGTTTATGAGGGAGACTCCCTAAAAACACAGGATTTCACCTGGGGTGGTGGTTTATGTCTTGCTTTACATAAAATGTCTTGTGCCTGATTTGCATTGGGCCATCTCGCTTTTTGGATAAACTAGCAAGACTGTTGACCAGAATATTGTGTATTGACCTAACCTTTGACTAATGTTAGACCTTCCTGCagattttcaagttatttttaacttacattATGAAAAGATGCAAATCAAGGTTAAGGTCTGTTTACAAAGGAGACTTGTTGGTGTAAAGTTATCTTGTTAAAAATTAACTAACATTATCTAGAAAATAAATTTCATCTGATATTTTCATGGCACATGATGAGAGGCATATTTTATGATATTCTAATGATAGCATGACTAAATGGTAACCCACGTTACTggtacaaaaataacaaaactcaCCCTCCCTTACAGAAATTCAAGAACGACACAATCTGAGCATGGGCTGAGACAGATGGAAAACTTGCAAAAGCATGAACTGCTATGTCCTGAAAACTAAGCCCATCAGGGCAAAACCCTGTGTTAAGGGAGTCTCAGAGTGTGTAGCTTTGAGtagtttttaactttatttgtctttgttgaTATGACTGAACATATTAGGGCTTAGTGAAAACTCTGCTTTTCTATCCAATCAGGTGACGCTGGTTCACCCTAGTGAGGCTATCCCGGTGCTGAGCAGGCTGAACAGCAAATATCCAGACAGGGTTTACTTCCTGAGCATCTTCCGCTCAGGCTCACTCTCTGAAACTACCATCTGTAACTTCTGTCTACGTCAAACCAAGCAGCCGATGTGCGACTACACTGACCTCCGTACAGGACAGCCTTGGTTCTGCTACAAGCCAAAGAATCTGAGCTGCGATGCCAGGATCATCCACTACAGTAAAGGCCACAGATCACTGATCACATCCAACGAGAGGAGGCTCTTCATAGGGTGAGAGAACATTAAGACTGGCACTTTGTATGTTTATAGAATCtaataatacatacatacatagagtAGTGTGTCTCCTTGACTGGTACTTTTTGAAGTTTGTAACCAACTCAGATGTAAAATGTTTACACTGCATCATTCTGCTACCCACACATagtttacatttgcatgttactATGTAGAAGATACATGAAAACCTAAACCAAAGCTGTGGTTAACATCAGGTTGGTTTTAGgcaggcacaaaaaacactgggtTATTGTTGAAGAGGAAGTTCACTCAGAACTGAAAAATCAATCATTATCTACAGTTCCTCATACCTGTGCATAGTTGGgagaagttttatagtccacaaaataCTGCAAGCGTTTCACAGGGAAAAGGTGTTGAACTCATTCTCCAAACAATTAAAGCAAACTGTGAGCAGGattcaaacatacacaaaaaaaaaaaaatcaatattgcttGTCTGAAacaatccaagtgtcctgactATTACGATTACTATGGATACGACTACCaagccttgttgtagcctgtagctcatAGAGTAGGAGTTGCATTCACACAGTGCATGCTCGAGACCAGTAAGATGTTTCTACAGGCCAGTACCACAAATCAGGGCTAGACAGACAAGGATTGTAGCCCATTgatataaaacaacatattcCTTTCTTGTCAGCAATTTAAATCAGTGGCCTTTCTTCCTCCCAAATACGATGAGATGAAAGCATTAAGAGTGgaagtttttttgtcattgcaaCCTAAAGCTAGCTAGGTATATGCTAAGATTACCATAATGATGGATTGCTTTATCTGATATTTGAAATACCAGTGCTTATGTATAgctaaatgttgaaaaaagaattCATTATCTCATCAAGAAATTCAGTACTTGACATGACTGAGTAGTTCTGTCCACTCAGTCATGAAATATGCAGGTTGTGCAACAAACTCGCAACCACTTGTGCTTTAAGCAACATCCCTGTGGTGTGATGATGCAATGTAAGGGCGAAGGGGGAATTTGACATCTATTGGTTAATGTAACcaatagcacctttaaaaagtCCAGCTTTAACtctcaaaaaagatttttagagGATAATTTTAGTGTAATGTTGAATGAATTTTGAAGCAGATGCTCACTAATTTAGTGTCTGAATTCTCCAGTATTAACTTCatgaaattatttcaaaatgatgTCCACCtttgatatactgtatgtatgttgtTAATGGTGAAGTGTGTTTAAGAGATATTTTGTTGCTTGTCCTTACTTCAGTCGTGTCAACTTAAAAGTCAACATTCGGGCTTCAGGACCTGCCAACGTCACTGTGTTGCCAAAAGAAGAAGGTAAAGCACAATGTTTTCTACTGCCTTCAAtgtctatatatctatattataAACGGAATTTACGATAGACAGTGTGTCGCATTAATGATACGAGGAGTACAAATCTGTGTGTAAAGTGTTAGCAGGCAAAAACATATGTGCATTCTGgcattcatcaatattttaGTAGCTCATATCTGTTCAAAGGTGCTGACAAAATCTACACCTGCCTCTGACCACTCGTGTAAATAACGAATGTACATAAATATTGCTTGTCATTATAACAAattacaatttcaatttgtattttttctgttatgtttaCAAAATATGCAGATGTCTCTGAAACAAGCAagttaaacatgacaaaagagTAGAAATATAACCCATTTAAAGTTGACAATTCGCAGATTCAGTGAAAAAAGTAGATCAGTGACGTCTGTCAGGTATGTTGCTTAAATCTCGGGGAACACTGCAtgaacatggaaagaaagcaggGCACTTTCTTGCACAACAATTAAAGGGCAGAATGGTTTCACAACAAATTTCTCAAGTCACCAATAATGCAAGAACTGTCTTTACTGGAATAAATAAGACTTTCAGAGcctattattttgatttatacAAATCCAACTCATCTAAACGATGATGACATGTTGAACTTTTTCAGTGACCCAAGTGTTCCCAAAATAACTCAAGAACATCACAAAAATTTGGGGATACCACTAAATCAGTTTATCTTGTCTTTTAAATACAGGTCAAAAAGAATTTGTAAATCatttaattctctttttatttacattttacacagtgtcCCAACTTCAGAATTGGGGTTGTACAAAATTAAAGGGTCCCTGCCCCTTCGGGTCTTCAACtctattaacaataataaaccaGCACAAATTCAATAAAGTTCTGCTCCTTCAGGACTTGAAGCctgataa
This genomic interval from Plectropomus leopardus isolate mb chromosome 22, YSFRI_Pleo_2.0, whole genome shotgun sequence contains the following:
- the LOC121961346 gene encoding NXPE family member 3-like, which codes for MNIRACARRDYSVIFLILALAVLIFVLWYIEVLEWSDMGKVHGWIGTKYWPLRFGSNQPKTTNHPKFQQVNSTTIVPSVSTNPDMHQRFCIVQPLSAEDALEERLLLDSIAWPNIPRLPVNFALNQTSDPAHSTFTILPRRGGGQWHVGDQLEVMITVSDFQGRPKQFGGDFLLARLHNMELGAGVAGQVVDHLNGSYSAVFPLLWEGEAYVQVTLVHPSEAIPVLSRLNSKYPDRVYFLSIFRSGSLSETTICNFCLRQTKQPMCDYTDLRTGQPWFCYKPKNLSCDARIIHYSKGHRSLITSNERRLFIGRVNLKVNIRASGPANVTVLPKEEGQPKLKSSSVTSGPSGYYYQGAWQALSGAQIQQFNTSAITQCLKGKVVHVQGDSTMRQLFDFIVAAVPDLQEFVLPRMSKFESSKAFDFANNILVMYHFHGPPLISHALMPPTELHYIANEIDGLIGGTNTVVIFGIWAHIAPFTIEIYIRRLQGIRRAVVQLLERAPETVVIIRAGNPREMSNYFSQIFSDWYSLQRYKVLRAMFKGLNVHLIDSWEMVLAHHLPHNVHPPRPIIENMANVILSYTCPPKGS